One window of Pelobates fuscus isolate aPelFus1 chromosome 9, aPelFus1.pri, whole genome shotgun sequence genomic DNA carries:
- the LOC134573006 gene encoding olfactory receptor 6Q1-like, with product IFIPFLLVYIFTVLENFVIVVLILQDSRLHKPMYVFLGNLSFLDIWYVSVTLPNMLTNILTGNHEISFRACVAQLFIFTFLSAVECYLLAVMAYDRHVAICSPLRYTSIMQDKLVFCLLTWTWSFGLITQILPLWFLTQLDFCGSNKVDHYFCDTSPVVKLSCGDNMVKEVVDFIVSVFILISSLIVIIASYTSITLSIIKMSSSQRRHKAFSTCTSHLAVVCLFYGTMGFTYMRLEVDLPFLENKLVSVFYSVITPTLNPVIYTLRNKEVKCALN from the coding sequence ATCttcatcccatttctcttggtcTATATATTCACTGTTCTGGAAAACTTTGTCATTGTTGTTTTGATTTTGCAAGATTCCAGACTCCATAAACCAATGTATGTATTCCTAGGTAATCTATCCTTCCTAGATATCTGGTACGTCAGTGTCACTTTGCCAAACATGTTGACCAACATCCTTACTGGAAATCATGAGATATCCTTTAGAGCTTGTGTTGCTCAGCTTTTTATTTTCACCTTTCTGAGTGCTGTTGAATGCTATCTCTTGGCTGTCATGGCATATGACCGACATGTAGCCATCTGTAGTCCTCTGAGATACACCTCAATAATGCAAGACAAACTTGTTTTTTGTCTTCTTACATGGACCTGGTCCTTTGGCTTGATTACTCAAATACTTCCCCTCTGGTTTCTTACTCAACTGGACTTCTGTGGATCTAACAAAGTGGATCACTATTTTTGTGATACCTCTCCAGTTGTAAAGTTGTCATGTGGAGATAACATGGTCAAAGAAGTTGTAGACTTTATAGTGTCAGTATTCATTCTTATAAGTTCTTTGATAGTTATCATTGCTTCGTACACTAGCATCACGTTGTCTATAATAAAGATGTCTTCTTCACAAAGAAGACACAAAGCATTCTCCACTTGTACCTCTCACCTGGCTGTGGTTTGCCTCTTTTACGGGACTATGGGGTTCACATACATGCGGTTAGAAGTAGACCTTCCTTTTTTAGAAAACAAACTTGTATCGGTTTTCTATTCTGTCATCACTCCTACATTGAACCCTGTGATTTACACACTTAGAAACAAGGAAGTAAAATgtgctttaaat